Proteins encoded by one window of Enterobacter hormaechei subsp. xiangfangensis:
- a CDS encoding GGDEF domain-containing protein has product MTSQSWLSLVNKKYQLSLRLFLFLNAASALFSVTNPLYSVRVLSVPLFAVLTISTGLLIWHWKNSTRKINIPVVSAIFGLLWAWQIVSKFLLITHDHATYLMMALLTVLFIGSLAFASNIKAFTLHSFPAFISCLWLSPSENWLRMAYFFALPVVAIGIHHVLQRRNDRFAQELLSELLEERETLTDLSMMDPLTGLYNRRGLQSRLENLPRPDAGEHFVLLMDIDHFKAYNDHYGHMMGDQALIRVSAAIRDAVRSRDVVARFGGEEFMVLLSNIPLEQARQTAERIRQKVYDLKIPHMFNESVATNVTISIGIAMFEGEDVEGALAKADKALYEAKHMGRNSILLSEELHTA; this is encoded by the coding sequence ATGACATCACAATCCTGGCTGTCTTTAGTCAACAAGAAATATCAGCTATCTTTACGTTTGTTTTTATTTCTGAACGCCGCATCAGCATTGTTCTCGGTAACAAATCCTCTCTATTCCGTGCGTGTGTTATCAGTCCCGCTCTTTGCCGTACTGACTATCAGCACAGGCTTACTTATCTGGCACTGGAAAAACAGCACGCGAAAAATAAATATCCCTGTTGTTTCAGCTATTTTTGGTCTTTTATGGGCCTGGCAGATCGTCTCTAAATTTCTGTTAATCACGCACGATCACGCGACCTATTTAATGATGGCGCTATTAACAGTGCTTTTTATAGGGTCTCTGGCGTTCGCGAGTAATATTAAAGCCTTTACGTTACATTCATTTCCCGCCTTTATATCCTGCCTGTGGCTTAGCCCGTCCGAAAACTGGCTGAGAATGGCCTATTTTTTCGCGCTGCCGGTGGTCGCCATTGGTATCCATCATGTTCTTCAGCGGCGCAATGACCGTTTCGCCCAGGAGCTGCTTTCCGAACTGCTGGAGGAGCGCGAAACCCTGACCGATCTTAGCATGATGGACCCGCTCACCGGCCTGTATAACCGTCGCGGGCTGCAAAGCCGGCTGGAGAACCTTCCCAGGCCTGACGCTGGCGAGCACTTCGTGCTGCTGATGGATATCGACCACTTCAAAGCCTACAACGACCATTACGGCCATATGATGGGCGATCAGGCCTTGATCAGGGTCTCGGCTGCGATACGCGACGCCGTGCGCTCACGCGATGTTGTCGCCCGGTTTGGCGGGGAAGAATTTATGGTGCTGTTGAGTAACATCCCGCTGGAGCAAGCGCGCCAGACGGCTGAACGCATACGTCAGAAGGTTTACGATCTTAAAATCCCCCATATGTTTAACGAAAGCGTCGCCACTAACGTGACCATCAGCATCGGCATCGCCATGTTCGAAGGTGAAGACGTTGAGGGCGCGCTGGCGAAAGCGGATAAAGCCCTCTATGAAGCCAAGCATATGGGACGTAACAGCATTCTGCTGAGCGAAGAGCTTCATACTGCCTGA
- a CDS encoding DUF1435 domain-containing protein, whose amino-acid sequence MILVIIISARGETMLSKALGSGWGILLPGSIIGGLMFTDLPIDVWKAMIVSGLLVTSAMIWHKQLRHYVLLPSCVALISGLLVILMRLK is encoded by the coding sequence ATGATACTGGTTATCATTATCAGTGCGAGAGGTGAAACCATGTTGAGCAAAGCGCTGGGAAGTGGGTGGGGAATATTACTGCCTGGTTCCATTATCGGTGGGCTGATGTTTACCGATCTCCCCATTGATGTCTGGAAAGCAATGATTGTTTCAGGCTTGCTGGTGACATCCGCGATGATCTGGCACAAACAGTTACGGCATTATGTCCTGCTGCCTTCATGCGTGGCGCTAATCAGTGGACTGCTTGTGATTCTGATGCGTTTGAAATAA
- the rsmC gene encoding 16S rRNA (guanine(1207)-N(2))-methyltransferase RsmC produces the protein MSAFTPASEVLLRHSDDFEESRILFAGDMQDDLPARFDCAESRAHTQYYHHWQVLSRQMGERARFSLAAEQSDIADCDTLIYYWPKNKPEAQFQLMNLLSLLPVGCDIFVVGENRSGVRSAEQMLEAWAPLTKIDSARRCGLYHGRLEKQTTFDADAFWDEYQLEGLTIKTLPGVFSRDALDTGSKLLLSTLTPHTKGKVLDVGCGAGVLSSVLASHSPKVRLTLCDVSAPAVEASRATLAANGIEGDVIASNVFSDVTGRFDMIISNPPFHDGMETSLEAAQTLIRGATRHLNSGGELRIVANAFLAYPKVLDETFGFHEVIAQTGRFKVYRTVMTRQAKK, from the coding sequence ATGTCTGCATTTACCCCGGCAAGTGAAGTCTTGCTGCGTCACAGTGATGATTTCGAAGAGAGCCGTATTCTGTTTGCCGGAGATATGCAGGATGACCTGCCCGCACGTTTCGACTGTGCTGAAAGCCGTGCCCACACCCAGTACTATCACCACTGGCAGGTGCTGAGCCGTCAGATGGGCGAGCGCGCGCGCTTTAGCCTGGCGGCGGAGCAGAGCGATATTGCTGACTGCGATACGCTCATTTACTACTGGCCAAAAAACAAGCCGGAAGCCCAGTTCCAGCTGATGAACCTGCTTTCTCTGCTACCGGTCGGCTGCGATATTTTTGTTGTCGGTGAAAACCGCAGCGGGGTGCGTAGCGCAGAACAGATGCTCGAAGCCTGGGCGCCGCTGACGAAAATCGACAGCGCCCGTCGCTGCGGCCTGTACCATGGTCGTCTGGAAAAACAGACCACCTTCGATGCCGACGCCTTCTGGGACGAGTACCAGCTTGAAGGCCTGACCATTAAAACCCTGCCGGGCGTGTTCAGCCGTGATGCGCTCGATACGGGCAGTAAGCTGCTGCTGTCCACCCTGACGCCTCATACCAAGGGCAAAGTGCTGGACGTCGGCTGTGGCGCGGGCGTGCTGTCATCGGTTCTCGCCAGTCACTCACCAAAAGTGCGTTTAACCCTGTGTGACGTGAGCGCTCCGGCGGTAGAAGCCAGCCGCGCCACGCTTGCTGCGAATGGCATTGAAGGTGACGTGATTGCCAGCAACGTCTTCTCCGATGTGACCGGTCGCTTTGACATGATCATCTCTAACCCGCCGTTCCACGACGGAATGGAGACCAGCCTTGAAGCGGCGCAAACGCTGATCCGTGGCGCAACCCGTCACCTCAACAGCGGCGGTGAGCTGCGTATTGTGGCGAACGCCTTCCTCGCATACCCGAAAGTGCTGGATGAAACCTTTGGCTTCCACGAAGTGATCGCCCAGACGGGCCGCTTTAAGGTCTATCGCACCGTGATGACGCGCCAGGCGAAAAAGTAA
- a CDS encoding DNA polymerase III subunit psi, whose amino-acid sequence MTSRRDWQLQQLGITQWALRRPTALRGEIAISIPAHVRLVMVAEAPPALNEPLIEDVLRSLKVTHDQVLQLAPESVAMLPPDSRCNSWRIGAVDELPLEGSQISSPALDELKANPKARSALWQQICEYEHDFFPHDG is encoded by the coding sequence ATGACATCCCGACGAGACTGGCAGTTGCAGCAACTGGGCATCACCCAGTGGGCTTTGCGTCGCCCGACGGCGTTGCGGGGCGAAATAGCCATCTCCATCCCTGCGCATGTCCGCCTGGTGATGGTGGCAGAAGCGCCGCCTGCCCTGAACGAGCCCCTGATTGAGGATGTCCTTCGCAGCCTGAAGGTGACCCACGATCAGGTATTACAGCTGGCGCCCGAAAGCGTCGCGATGCTTCCCCCTGACAGCCGCTGTAACAGCTGGCGAATCGGGGCGGTGGATGAGCTACCCCTTGAAGGAAGCCAGATCAGTTCTCCAGCGCTGGACGAACTGAAAGCCAACCCAAAAGCGCGTAGCGCGCTATGGCAACAAATTTGCGAATATGAACACGATTTCTTCCCTCACGACGGCTGA
- the rimI gene encoding ribosomal protein S18-alanine N-acetyltransferase produces the protein MNTISSLTTADLTTAFAIETRAHAFPWSEKTFASNQGERYLNLRLDVDGAMAAFAITQVVLDEATLFNIAVDPAYQRRGLGRELLEHLIRELETRDVFTLWLEVRASNVAAIALYESLGFNEATIRRNYYPTAEGREDAIIMALPIG, from the coding sequence ATGAACACGATTTCTTCCCTCACGACGGCTGACCTGACCACCGCGTTCGCGATTGAAACCCGCGCCCATGCCTTTCCGTGGAGCGAAAAGACGTTTGCCAGCAATCAGGGCGAACGCTATTTAAATCTCCGCCTGGACGTTGACGGTGCGATGGCTGCGTTCGCCATCACGCAGGTCGTTCTGGACGAGGCGACGCTGTTTAATATCGCGGTCGATCCCGCATACCAGCGCCGCGGGCTGGGCAGGGAACTGCTTGAGCACCTCATTCGTGAGCTGGAAACCCGTGACGTTTTCACCCTGTGGCTGGAGGTGCGCGCGTCCAATGTCGCCGCCATCGCGCTCTATGAAAGCTTAGGCTTCAACGAGGCGACTATCCGCCGTAACTACTACCCCACCGCAGAGGGACGTGAAGACGCCATTATCATGGCTCTGCCGATTGGATAA